gtggacatacatatatatatatatataattttttcgTTACACGTCTAATGATTAGTTAATTATTATAATCATGAAAATGCAGTGGATTATTTGGTCTTCTTGATCCAGTCAGAGGTGTTGCAATTGGACCAAAATACAATGGAAAGTATCTTCATGACACAGTGCGAAATATATTAGGAACCACAAGGTTGCATGAGACCCTCACAAACGTAGTCATTCCGACTTTTGATATTAAGAAACTCCAACCTGTAATATTTTCCTCTTATCAGGTAATAATATTATTTGTTATTATGGAATATTAATAACTCGATCAATATCACGATCTCGAATGTATCAGAATATATAGTGTAACATATGTATTtgtattgataaaaaaaaaaaacctagataATAAGATTTTGCATGTATCTGTGGCTCAATTTTTCAGGCTAAGACGATCACTGCCTTAGATGCTCGTCTTTCGGACATTTGTATTGCGACCTCGGCAGCTCCAACATACCTTCCTTCCCATTATTTTACAAACCAGGACAAAGATGGAACGACTGCTGAATTTGATCTCATCGACGGTGGCATGGCCGCTAATAATCCAGTATGTAACTTATTTTAACATACAACTCCAATTACAGTAGAAAATATAAAGATGAGAATTTTTGTTGATAAGtgtaaaaaaaatgttttttctttttagaattacagtaaaatggtatcgttatataatataataatatgcaacaattaataataccatttttgtaatataaatatatttattatatagttttttgtgttgattgttattattattgCAGTCTCTGGCTGCTTTTAGTGAAATTACAAAACAAATATCAAAAGGGAATCCAGATTTCGGGTCCATAAGGCCACTGGATTGCTCCCGTTTTCTGCTGATTACGTTGGGAACAGGATCAAACAAGACTGAGCAAAAATACAATGCTAAGATGTCAGCCCAATGGGGAACCGTTAACTGGATTTTTTTCAATGGATCTACTCCTATCATTGATGTTTTCTCCGAAGCAAGTGCCGATATGGTTGACTATCATAACTCTGTGCTTTTTCAAGCTTTTGATTCTCAACACAACTATCTTCGCATTGACgtaagttctctctctctctctctctctctctctcatttataTATCAAATTACAATAACAACAATATTACGTACTCACATTTATTTGTTGTGGGCCACGAGTACTTAATGCCATACTTGATCATCACATGTCTTAATTTGGTgactttttattattaatatataattgtaaagGACGACACTCTGAAAGGAACCCTAGCATCGGTGGATATAGCTACAAAAGATAACTT
The genomic region above belongs to Humulus lupulus chromosome 1, drHumLupu1.1, whole genome shotgun sequence and contains:
- the LOC133810709 gene encoding patatin-like protein 3 — its product is MATVIRQPPKHGNMITILSVDGGGIRGIIPAVLIEYLESELQELDGKDARIADYFDMISGTSTGGLITAMLTAPNKNNRPLYAGNEIVPFYLQHCPKIFPQSNGLFGLLDPVRGVAIGPKYNGKYLHDTVRNILGTTRLHETLTNVVIPTFDIKKLQPVIFSSYQAKTITALDARLSDICIATSAAPTYLPSHYFTNQDKDGTTAEFDLIDGGMAANNPSLAAFSEITKQISKGNPDFGSIRPLDCSRFLLITLGTGSNKTEQKYNAKMSAQWGTVNWIFFNGSTPIIDVFSEASADMVDYHNSVLFQAFDSQHNYLRIDDDTLKGTLASVDIATKDNLNNLVKTGNELLNKPVVRMNLATGLYEPVPGAGTNAHALKRLAKVLSDEKKLREANAKAASN